The Amycolatopsis sp. DG1A-15b genome window below encodes:
- a CDS encoding proline--tRNA ligase, translated as MITRTSSLFLRTLREDPADAEVPSHRLLVRAGYVRRVAPGGYSWLPLGLRVLRRIEAVVREEMNAIGAQEIQFPALLPKEPYEATGRWTEYGDGLFRLKDRKGADYLLGPTHEELFALTVKGEYSSYRDYPVTLYQIQTKYRDEARPRAGILRGREFVMKDSYSFDLDDEGLARSYQAHRDAYVKLFDRLGLEYVVVKATSGAMGGSASEEFLAVAETGEDTYVRSTESGYAANVEAVVTPAPAAQPIEGRPEAQVHHTPNTPTIETLVGFLNEAGLGRTFTAADTLKNVMLKTRQPGSDEWTLVCVAVPGDREVDMKRLEASLEPAEVALLDEADFAKHPFLVKGYIGPKALQDNGVRYLADPRIAPGTAWVTGADKVDHHVVDLLAGRDFTPDGTIEAAEVREGDASPDGQGTLVAARGIEIGHIFQLGRKYTDAFEVDALGPDSKPIRITMGSYGVGVSRLVGVLAEQNHDDLGLIWPRVVSPFDVHIVIAGKDETVAAGAEKIAAELDAAGVEVILDDRKATPGVKFADAELVGVPTILVVGRGLANGVVEVKDRRTGEREEIAVDAIVEHLVKLVRG; from the coding sequence GTGATCACCAGGACTTCGTCGTTGTTCCTTCGCACGTTGCGCGAGGATCCGGCGGACGCCGAGGTACCGAGCCACCGGCTCCTGGTACGCGCCGGCTACGTCCGCCGGGTCGCCCCGGGCGGGTACTCCTGGCTGCCGCTCGGCCTGCGCGTGCTGCGCCGCATCGAGGCCGTCGTGCGCGAGGAAATGAACGCCATCGGCGCGCAGGAGATCCAGTTCCCCGCGCTGCTGCCGAAGGAGCCCTACGAGGCCACCGGCCGCTGGACCGAGTACGGCGACGGCCTCTTCCGCCTCAAGGACCGCAAGGGCGCCGACTACCTCCTCGGCCCGACGCACGAGGAGCTCTTCGCCCTCACCGTCAAGGGCGAGTACAGCTCGTACCGCGACTACCCGGTCACGCTTTACCAAATCCAGACGAAGTACCGCGACGAAGCCCGTCCCCGCGCCGGCATCCTGCGCGGCCGCGAGTTCGTCATGAAGGACTCCTACTCCTTCGACCTCGACGACGAGGGTCTCGCGCGCTCCTACCAGGCCCACCGCGACGCCTACGTGAAGCTGTTCGACCGGCTCGGCCTCGAGTACGTCGTCGTGAAGGCGACGTCGGGCGCCATGGGCGGCTCGGCGTCGGAGGAGTTCCTCGCGGTCGCCGAGACGGGCGAGGACACCTACGTCCGCAGCACCGAGTCCGGGTACGCGGCGAACGTCGAAGCCGTCGTCACGCCCGCGCCCGCCGCGCAGCCCATCGAGGGCCGCCCCGAGGCGCAGGTGCACCACACGCCGAACACGCCGACCATCGAGACGCTCGTCGGCTTCCTCAACGAGGCCGGCCTGGGCCGCACGTTCACCGCCGCGGACACGCTGAAGAACGTCATGCTCAAGACGCGTCAGCCGGGCTCGGACGAATGGACGCTCGTCTGCGTCGCCGTCCCGGGTGACCGCGAAGTGGACATGAAGCGCCTCGAAGCGTCGCTGGAGCCGGCCGAGGTCGCGCTGCTCGACGAGGCCGACTTCGCGAAGCACCCGTTCCTCGTCAAGGGCTACATCGGCCCGAAGGCGCTGCAGGACAACGGCGTGCGCTACCTCGCCGACCCCCGGATCGCCCCCGGCACCGCCTGGGTCACCGGGGCCGACAAGGTCGACCACCACGTCGTCGACCTGCTGGCCGGCCGCGACTTCACCCCGGACGGCACGATCGAGGCCGCCGAGGTCCGCGAGGGCGACGCGTCGCCGGACGGGCAGGGCACCCTGGTCGCCGCGCGCGGCATCGAGATCGGGCACATCTTCCAGCTCGGCCGCAAGTACACCGACGCCTTCGAGGTCGACGCGCTCGGTCCCGACTCGAAGCCGATCCGGATCACCATGGGTTCCTACGGCGTCGGCGTCTCGCGGCTGGTCGGCGTGCTCGCCGAGCAGAACCACGACGACCTCGGCCTGATCTGGCCGCGCGTGGTCTCGCCGTTCGACGTGCACATCGTCATCGCGGGCAAGGACGAGACGGTCGCGGCCGGCGCCGAGAAGATCGCCGCCGAGCTGGACGCGGCCGGTGTCGAGGTCATCCTCGACGACCGCAAGGCGACCCCGGGTGTCAAGTTCGCGGACGCCGAGCTGGTCGGCGTCCCGACCATCCTGGTCGTCGGGCGCGGGCTGGCCAACGGCGTCGTCGAGGTCAAGGACCGGCGGACCGGCGAGCGCGAGGAAATCGCGGTCGACGCGATCGTCGAGCACCTGGTCAAGCTCGTCCGGGGCTGA
- a CDS encoding DUF2156 domain-containing protein has translation MTDAGAAGKPAGGGRIRSTVAVLRQRLPFTSGVTLAMLVLAVGTGALWNAAEDRAAYPFVAYGLPSLEAGRWWTMLTGPFFAVVPLYYLPMVGSFALFAGFAEWKLGTRRAMAVTIVGQLVSVLVATQFLALSRNSGWLWAERVAGSLDVGFSGGALAAVAIASATLRPPWALRLRAGLCVYAGVAIIYVGTLADLVHFFALLLALPLGKRLVGTRQAGEVATPNLREWRVLAVAGLLLLTIAEIVMFLVPGDGPFGSDDGVSLSAPELVVLVLLVVPMLNGLRKGSRVAWRWAVGLSAFVTVQGLAVATLLGVADIFGGDYDTAGLPLFFVDNLLWTVELAVLIAARHAFRVPSRRRLRRHAQGPGPALARSLLGRHGGSTLSWMTTWPRNTYFVRGDGRSYLAYRRHAGVAVALGDPIAPDGTAAATVTEFAAMCENSGLVPCVFSVTEATVAATRELGWQHVQVAEDNVLDLDGLEFRGKAWQDVRSALNKAAKQDIEFRLVRLADQPEPILAQVRALSEEWMSGKAMPEMGFTLGGLDEAMDPATRVGLAVDAEGTVHGVTSWLPVHTGAGKIGGWTLDVMRRSAHGFRPVMEFLIASACLAFRDEGARFVSLSGAPLARSSSGPARPVDRVLESLGRVMEPYYGFRSLHAFKAKFQPRHVPLYLAFRDEADLPRVGLALSRAYLPDVRLRQLAKLVSSSRAR, from the coding sequence ATGACTGACGCAGGGGCGGCGGGCAAGCCCGCCGGAGGGGGCCGCATCCGGAGCACGGTTGCGGTGTTGAGACAGCGGCTGCCGTTCACCAGCGGCGTCACGCTCGCGATGCTGGTGCTGGCTGTCGGGACCGGGGCGCTGTGGAACGCCGCCGAAGACCGCGCGGCCTACCCGTTCGTCGCCTACGGGCTGCCGTCGCTGGAGGCGGGCCGGTGGTGGACGATGCTCACCGGGCCGTTCTTCGCCGTGGTCCCGTTGTACTACCTCCCGATGGTCGGCAGCTTCGCGCTCTTCGCCGGCTTCGCCGAGTGGAAGCTGGGGACGCGGCGCGCGATGGCCGTGACGATCGTCGGCCAGCTCGTCTCGGTGCTCGTCGCGACCCAGTTCCTCGCGCTCTCCCGCAACTCCGGCTGGCTGTGGGCCGAGCGGGTCGCGGGCAGCCTGGACGTCGGGTTCTCCGGCGGCGCGCTCGCCGCGGTGGCGATCGCCAGCGCGACGCTGCGGCCGCCGTGGGCCCTGCGGCTGCGGGCCGGCTTGTGCGTGTACGCCGGGGTGGCGATCATCTACGTCGGCACGCTGGCCGACCTCGTGCACTTCTTCGCGCTGCTGCTGGCGCTCCCGCTCGGCAAGCGCCTGGTGGGCACGCGGCAGGCGGGCGAGGTGGCGACGCCGAACCTGCGGGAATGGCGGGTGCTCGCCGTGGCCGGTCTGCTGCTGCTCACCATCGCCGAGATCGTCATGTTCCTGGTGCCCGGTGACGGCCCGTTCGGCTCCGACGACGGCGTTTCGCTGTCGGCGCCGGAGCTCGTCGTCCTGGTCCTGCTGGTGGTGCCGATGCTGAACGGGCTGCGCAAGGGCAGCCGCGTCGCGTGGCGCTGGGCGGTCGGGCTGTCGGCGTTCGTGACGGTGCAGGGTCTCGCCGTCGCGACGCTCCTCGGGGTGGCCGACATCTTCGGCGGGGACTACGACACCGCCGGCCTGCCGCTGTTCTTCGTGGACAATCTTTTGTGGACGGTCGAGCTGGCCGTGCTGATCGCCGCGCGGCACGCCTTCCGCGTGCCGTCGCGACGCCGGCTGCGGCGCCACGCGCAGGGCCCGGGACCGGCGCTGGCCCGCAGCCTGCTGGGGCGCCACGGCGGCAGCACGCTGTCGTGGATGACGACCTGGCCCCGCAACACCTACTTCGTCCGCGGGGACGGCCGGTCGTACCTCGCCTACCGCCGCCACGCGGGGGTCGCGGTCGCGCTCGGCGACCCGATCGCGCCGGACGGCACCGCGGCCGCCACGGTCACCGAATTCGCCGCGATGTGCGAGAACTCCGGGCTGGTGCCGTGCGTCTTCTCGGTGACGGAGGCCACCGTCGCGGCGACGCGCGAGCTGGGCTGGCAGCACGTCCAGGTGGCCGAGGACAACGTGCTCGACCTCGACGGCCTCGAGTTCCGCGGCAAGGCCTGGCAGGACGTCCGCTCGGCGCTGAACAAGGCGGCCAAGCAGGACATCGAGTTCCGGCTGGTCCGCCTGGCCGATCAGCCCGAGCCGATCCTGGCCCAGGTCCGGGCGCTGTCGGAGGAGTGGATGTCCGGCAAGGCCATGCCGGAGATGGGCTTCACCCTCGGCGGCCTCGACGAGGCGATGGACCCGGCGACCCGGGTCGGCCTGGCGGTCGACGCGGAGGGCACGGTCCACGGCGTGACGTCGTGGCTGCCGGTCCACACGGGCGCGGGCAAGATCGGCGGCTGGACGCTGGACGTCATGCGCCGCAGCGCCCACGGCTTCCGCCCGGTGATGGAGTTCCTGATCGCCTCGGCATGCCTGGCATTCCGCGACGAAGGCGCGCGGTTCGTGTCGCTCTCGGGTGCCCCGCTGGCCCGCAGCAGCTCCGGCCCGGCGCGCCCGGTGGACCGGGTGCTGGAGTCGCTGGGCCGCGTGATGGAGCCGTACTACGGATTCCGTTCCCTGCACGCGTTCAAGGCGAAGTTCCAGCCCCGGCACGTCCCGCTGTACCTGGCTTTCCGCGACGAAGCCGACCTTCCGCGCGTCGGCTTGGCCCTGAGCCGGGCGTACTTGCCGGACGTCCGCCTGCGGCAGCTGGCCAAGCTGGTCAGTAGCTCTCGGGCACGCTGA
- a CDS encoding RHS repeat-associated core domain-containing protein codes for MATLIAAVPATAVAAPRPGQGGVPLPVSWTPPAQVNRTPTGVPADQVPARPAPRSGASVQSEVCESSQSGTQPWFAMDRYAISDRTELLVNRYNGNAVITDRALTVKGTGLNMSVDAVYNSITTRPGAFGRFWTVSGGPDLELDIYPAPDRRVVLYDPTGYCAVFTRNDDGSFAPPSGMHATMTKLPNGSYAVTQDSSGEAWSFTGDGRLFSQADRNGHTITYRYNATDGTLASITDTQGRVTTAAYGNGRITAVTDPAGLTAGGYGYDGNGHLTKITNRAGDSMTFGLDADGRITTLTTTLGRVYTLSYDGGGRVTQVSEPNFGGVASVTGYAYDSDTTTVTDPNGHKSTYTFDSSGRQTKATDALGHSRDQAWSSHGDVNSLTDATGNSVTYDYDPLNNLKGGKLPTGASMSVGYTDTAHPHLPTQVADFSGNKVNNTYDKAGNVTAVHSDALNADVAKYTYTTGLVATATDGNGHVTSYGYDSAGNLTKVTPPLPLKPATYTYDSLSRVASVTDGNGVKLVYGYDRLDHVISVAKADGTGLAAYTYDETGNRTVARYPTATFTNSYERRLLTRVVRTAGTSTQTATYHYDQAGNITAVDDPTGWIYYGYDAANRLTSVKDQANTTTTYGYDNADHRTSATLPGGSTQTIGIDKAGRQTGITVKNSAGTTLLSTSYRYTKADGTDTGQIQSRTDSTGTADNTYDGFGRLTKAGSRTYSYDNAGNITSGDGRTYTVNDADQMTKIDNITVGYDGAGNLITTNPGGEAHYSDTNQRTSVTSGSGTLFSGSYDTLDQTQPASITERVGSSDVTHVFTRTALGISRTVDNGAATTYAHDVDGNLTGLVDAAGKHHNAITDYQGSVLALVDDTGAVTATYTYTPYGFNTGITGPAGSANRLRWLGTYQLASSEYLTGYRHYNPAYARFTQPDPTGQENNAYAYSHGDPINNSDPNGDYSFADLGQDIGSYAGGAMGIALGAAICAGTAGAGCLIGAVSAGVIFGGVGGGAGALIGGGDSGKVRDGFISGAIGGGLGALGGGGWKLVKRFISR; via the coding sequence GTGGCCACACTGATCGCCGCGGTTCCGGCGACCGCGGTGGCCGCCCCGCGGCCCGGTCAGGGCGGCGTGCCGCTGCCGGTGTCGTGGACGCCGCCGGCGCAGGTGAACCGCACGCCGACCGGTGTTCCGGCCGACCAGGTGCCGGCGAGACCGGCGCCGAGATCGGGTGCGTCGGTCCAGTCGGAGGTGTGCGAATCGAGCCAGTCGGGGACCCAGCCGTGGTTCGCGATGGACCGGTACGCGATCTCGGACCGCACGGAACTGCTGGTCAACCGCTACAACGGCAACGCGGTCATCACCGACCGGGCGCTGACGGTCAAGGGCACCGGCTTGAACATGTCGGTCGACGCGGTCTACAACAGCATCACCACCCGCCCCGGAGCGTTCGGGAGGTTCTGGACCGTCTCCGGCGGCCCCGACCTGGAGCTCGACATCTACCCCGCCCCCGACCGGCGGGTGGTGCTCTACGACCCGACCGGGTACTGCGCGGTGTTCACCAGGAACGACGACGGGAGTTTCGCCCCGCCGTCGGGCATGCACGCCACGATGACGAAACTGCCCAACGGCAGCTACGCCGTGACGCAGGACTCCTCGGGTGAAGCCTGGTCGTTCACCGGGGATGGGCGGTTGTTCTCGCAGGCCGACCGCAACGGGCACACGATCACCTACCGCTACAACGCCACCGACGGCACGCTGGCGTCGATCACCGACACCCAGGGCCGGGTCACGACCGCCGCGTACGGCAACGGCCGCATCACCGCGGTCACCGACCCGGCGGGGCTGACGGCCGGTGGCTACGGCTACGACGGCAACGGGCACCTCACGAAGATCACCAACCGGGCCGGCGACAGCATGACGTTCGGGCTGGACGCCGACGGCCGGATCACGACGCTGACCACCACGCTGGGGCGGGTGTACACGCTGTCCTACGACGGCGGCGGCCGGGTGACGCAGGTGAGCGAGCCGAACTTCGGCGGCGTCGCCAGTGTCACCGGGTACGCCTACGACTCCGACACGACCACGGTCACCGACCCGAACGGGCACAAGAGCACCTACACCTTCGACAGCAGTGGGCGGCAGACCAAGGCCACCGACGCGCTCGGGCACTCCCGGGACCAGGCGTGGTCGTCCCACGGTGACGTGAACTCGCTGACCGACGCGACCGGCAACTCGGTCACCTACGACTACGACCCGCTCAACAACCTCAAGGGCGGCAAGCTGCCCACCGGCGCGTCGATGAGCGTCGGCTACACCGACACCGCGCACCCGCACCTGCCCACCCAGGTCGCGGACTTCTCCGGCAACAAGGTGAACAACACCTACGACAAGGCCGGCAACGTCACCGCCGTGCACTCCGACGCGCTCAACGCCGACGTCGCGAAGTACACCTACACCACCGGCCTGGTCGCCACCGCCACCGACGGCAACGGGCACGTCACCAGCTACGGCTACGACAGCGCCGGGAACCTGACCAAGGTCACCCCGCCGCTGCCGCTGAAACCGGCCACCTACACCTACGACTCGCTCTCGCGCGTCGCCAGTGTGACCGACGGCAACGGCGTCAAACTGGTCTACGGCTACGACCGGCTCGACCACGTCATCTCCGTCGCCAAAGCCGACGGCACCGGCCTGGCCGCCTACACCTACGACGAGACCGGCAACCGCACCGTCGCCCGCTACCCCACCGCCACCTTCACCAACAGCTACGAACGGCGCCTGCTCACCCGCGTCGTGCGCACCGCGGGCACCAGCACGCAGACCGCGACCTACCACTACGACCAGGCCGGGAACATCACCGCCGTCGACGACCCCACCGGCTGGATCTACTACGGCTACGACGCGGCGAACCGGCTGACCTCGGTCAAGGACCAGGCGAACACGACCACCACCTACGGCTACGACAACGCCGATCACCGCACCTCGGCCACCCTGCCCGGCGGCAGCACCCAGACCATCGGCATCGACAAAGCCGGCCGCCAGACCGGAATCACCGTCAAGAACTCCGCGGGCACGACGCTGCTGTCGACCAGCTACCGCTACACCAAGGCCGACGGCACCGACACCGGCCAGATCCAGTCCCGCACCGATTCCACCGGCACCGCCGACAACACCTACGACGGCTTCGGCCGCCTCACCAAGGCGGGCAGCCGCACCTACAGCTACGACAACGCCGGCAACATCACCTCCGGCGACGGACGGACCTACACCGTCAACGACGCCGACCAGATGACCAAGATCGACAACATCACGGTCGGCTACGACGGCGCGGGCAACCTCATCACCACGAACCCCGGGGGCGAGGCGCACTACAGCGACACCAACCAGCGGACCTCGGTCACGTCCGGTTCGGGCACGCTGTTCAGCGGGTCTTACGACACCCTCGACCAGACGCAGCCCGCTTCGATCACCGAGCGCGTCGGGTCGAGCGACGTCACGCACGTTTTCACCCGTACCGCGCTGGGTATTTCGCGGACCGTGGACAACGGCGCCGCCACGACCTACGCCCATGACGTCGACGGCAACCTGACCGGGCTGGTCGACGCCGCGGGCAAGCACCACAACGCCATCACCGACTACCAGGGCAGCGTCCTCGCCCTGGTCGACGACACCGGCGCGGTGACCGCCACCTACACCTACACGCCCTACGGGTTCAACACCGGGATCACCGGGCCGGCGGGCTCGGCCAACCGGCTCCGCTGGCTCGGCACCTACCAGCTGGCCAGCAGCGAGTACCTCACCGGCTACCGCCACTACAACCCGGCCTACGCCCGATTCACCCAGCCCGACCCCACCGGCCAGGAGAACAACGCCTACGCCTACAGCCACGGCGATCCGATCAACAACAGTGACCCCAACGGCGACTACAGCTTCGCCGACCTGGGCCAGGACATCGGCAGCTACGCCGGAGGAGCTATGGGAATCGCGCTCGGGGCTGCGATCTGCGCCGGCACCGCGGGAGCTGGTTGCCTGATCGGCGCCGTCAGTGCCGGTGTGATCTTCGGGGGCGTCGGCGGCGGTGCCGGCGCTTTGATCGGAGGAGGCGACTCGGGCAAGGTTCGTGACGGTTTCATCAGTGGCGCAATCGGCGGCGGCTTGGGTGCCCTTGGCGGCGGGGGGTGGAAGCTCGTGAAGAGGTTCATCAGTCGCTGA
- a CDS encoding haloacid dehalogenase-like hydrolase, with amino-acid sequence MTKKRLVLWDIDHTLVDFSELGAAWYGTAFTAATGATLRVHPVFGGRTERATTTDLLTANGFEAAEETIQALFKALVAESERHRHTFAETARALPGAAEALTAFAAGGDVVQTLVTGNLPEISRHKLVPFGLDEHLDLEIGGYGTLSVHRPDLVPHAVGLAAAKHGTEFGADAVVVIGDTPNDVRAAVDNGAISVAVATGHYSAEELRAEGAHTVLPDLTDTEAVRRAVLG; translated from the coding sequence GTGACGAAGAAGCGGCTGGTGCTCTGGGACATCGACCACACGCTCGTGGACTTCTCCGAACTGGGCGCGGCCTGGTACGGGACCGCGTTCACCGCCGCGACCGGGGCGACCCTGCGCGTGCACCCGGTGTTCGGGGGCCGCACGGAACGGGCGACGACGACCGACCTGCTCACCGCGAACGGCTTCGAGGCCGCGGAGGAGACGATCCAGGCGCTGTTCAAGGCGCTGGTGGCGGAGTCCGAACGCCACCGGCACACGTTCGCGGAGACGGCCCGCGCGCTGCCGGGGGCGGCGGAGGCGCTGACCGCGTTCGCCGCCGGCGGTGACGTCGTGCAGACGCTCGTCACCGGCAACCTGCCGGAGATCTCGCGGCACAAGCTCGTCCCCTTCGGCCTGGACGAGCACCTCGACCTGGAGATCGGCGGCTACGGGACACTGTCGGTGCACCGCCCGGACCTGGTCCCGCACGCGGTGGGGCTGGCGGCGGCCAAGCACGGCACCGAGTTCGGCGCCGACGCGGTCGTCGTCATCGGCGACACGCCGAACGACGTCCGGGCCGCGGTCGACAACGGCGCGATCTCCGTCGCCGTGGCCACCGGGCACTATTCCGCCGAGGAACTGCGGGCGGAGGGCGCCCACACCGTGCTGCCCGACCTGACCGACACCGAGGCGGTCCGGCGCGCGGTCCTCGGCTGA
- a CDS encoding ABC transporter permease: MARPAGVLAPVAAVAGALVAVVLGFLTFGAQATVAPDGVPVAVAAPPEIAQRIAAHGGGQLAWTVATPAEARQLLEDKKVYGVLEIAPGPAVTVVTVVTSGAVNPAGTQVAQQALTGAATALGGAPKQEILHPAGAAGRVAPLAASALAWIGALVAGLALTQLAKRTGRPIGAGARFLQVTGAGVLITAVVAGFFALWDSTLPLTADVLGFVFLAATAFAALQAALLRLLGPRAMAVLAPLYLVAPAVAGQVPEVLDPAYRALLWSWTPFRFSAEGLRSLLQGVPDAPDVTTGLWVLGALLAGGLVVALWPGRSARQEAEPHLADGVVEVGVH, encoded by the coding sequence ATGGCCCGTCCCGCGGGGGTACTCGCTCCGGTCGCCGCCGTGGCCGGCGCGCTGGTGGCGGTGGTGCTCGGATTCCTCACCTTCGGCGCGCAGGCGACTGTCGCGCCCGACGGCGTCCCGGTCGCCGTCGCCGCCCCGCCGGAGATCGCGCAGCGCATCGCCGCGCACGGCGGCGGCCAGCTCGCCTGGACCGTCGCGACCCCGGCCGAAGCGCGGCAGCTCCTGGAAGACAAGAAGGTCTACGGCGTCCTCGAAATCGCGCCGGGGCCGGCCGTGACCGTGGTGACCGTGGTGACCTCGGGGGCGGTCAACCCGGCCGGCACCCAGGTCGCGCAGCAGGCGCTGACCGGCGCCGCGACCGCGCTGGGTGGCGCGCCGAAGCAGGAGATCCTGCACCCGGCGGGGGCCGCGGGGCGGGTCGCGCCACTGGCCGCGAGCGCGCTGGCGTGGATCGGCGCGCTCGTCGCCGGCCTCGCGCTGACACAGCTCGCGAAGCGGACCGGCCGCCCGATCGGGGCCGGGGCGCGGTTCCTGCAGGTGACCGGGGCCGGCGTGCTGATCACGGCGGTCGTGGCCGGGTTCTTCGCGCTGTGGGACTCGACGTTGCCGCTGACCGCGGACGTCCTCGGCTTCGTCTTCCTCGCCGCGACGGCCTTCGCGGCACTGCAGGCCGCGCTGCTGCGCCTGCTGGGCCCGCGCGCGATGGCCGTTCTCGCGCCGCTGTACCTGGTCGCGCCCGCGGTGGCCGGGCAGGTGCCCGAGGTGCTCGACCCGGCCTACCGCGCGCTGCTGTGGTCGTGGACGCCGTTCCGGTTCTCGGCCGAAGGCCTGCGCAGCCTGCTGCAGGGCGTACCGGACGCGCCGGACGTGACGACCGGGCTGTGGGTGCTCGGCGCCCTGCTGGCCGGGGGCCTGGTGGTGGCGCTGTGGCCGGGCCGGTCAGCCCGCCAGGAGGCTGAACCGCACCTTGCGGACGGGGTTGTCGAGGTTGGTGTCCACTAG
- a CDS encoding secondary thiamine-phosphate synthase enzyme YjbQ, whose protein sequence is MYSTEIEVRTGSEAVVHDLTHEAEAFLRDADAADGLLHVWVPHATAGLAILETGAGSDEDLLTALDELLPRDGRWRHRHGSPGHGRDHVLPALVPPYATVPVLGGVLALGTWQSICLVDTNLDNPVRKVRFSLLAG, encoded by the coding sequence ATGTACTCCACCGAGATCGAGGTCCGCACCGGCTCCGAAGCCGTCGTCCACGACCTCACCCACGAGGCCGAGGCCTTCCTGCGCGACGCCGACGCCGCCGACGGGCTGCTGCACGTCTGGGTCCCGCACGCCACCGCCGGGCTGGCCATCCTGGAAACCGGCGCCGGCAGCGACGAGGACCTGCTGACCGCGCTCGACGAGCTGCTCCCCCGCGACGGCCGCTGGCGGCACCGGCACGGGAGCCCGGGTCACGGCCGTGACCACGTGCTCCCGGCGCTGGTGCCGCCCTACGCGACGGTCCCGGTGCTCGGCGGCGTCCTGGCGCTCGGCACCTGGCAGTCGATCTGCCTAGTGGACACCAACCTCGACAACCCCGTCCGCAAGGTGCGGTTCAGCCTCCTGGCGGGCTGA
- a CDS encoding MFS transporter has protein sequence MRRPVLVVCLAVFGLMAGQQLLNPILPPLAREFGFSEFALGAVWAVGGAGVVLASPFWGRRTARWGHRPVLLFSLLGAMASLLGFAVVAQLGLAKALAVPALFTAVLLTRGVLFGLTWAATPVTAQSYIADVTDGPAERVRGMAAFGAAQGLALAAGPALGGLLSLTGNLLVPVYAAPVVLAVIAVVITFALPKPPKRATRPVTVKVSPFDRRLWPFLTIGFGLYLALAIVLMTVGFLVQDRLHLTTQDTGRVTSLVMLAGAGMIILVQVVAVPRLGWTPLRLVRVGASVMTGGMLVVAVGSGGLLLGAGVAALGAGMGFATPGFMSAPTLLATRDEQGAVAGLMGSSSALAFMGGPLLGTGLYEVAPAVPYFAGAVLLAALTAFAFTVTAEPAKEPVAP, from the coding sequence GTGAGACGGCCGGTCCTGGTGGTCTGCCTGGCCGTGTTCGGCCTGATGGCGGGCCAGCAGCTGCTCAACCCGATCCTGCCGCCGCTGGCCCGCGAGTTCGGGTTCAGCGAGTTCGCGCTGGGTGCCGTGTGGGCCGTCGGCGGTGCGGGAGTCGTGCTGGCCAGCCCGTTCTGGGGCCGCCGGACCGCGCGCTGGGGACACCGGCCGGTGCTGCTGTTCTCCCTGCTCGGCGCCATGGCGAGCCTGCTCGGGTTCGCCGTCGTCGCCCAGCTCGGCCTGGCGAAAGCCCTGGCCGTGCCGGCGCTGTTCACGGCCGTTCTGCTCACCCGCGGCGTCCTGTTCGGCCTCACCTGGGCCGCGACGCCGGTGACCGCGCAGTCCTACATCGCCGACGTCACCGACGGGCCCGCCGAACGGGTGCGGGGCATGGCCGCTTTCGGTGCGGCCCAAGGCCTCGCGCTCGCCGCCGGTCCCGCGCTGGGCGGCCTGCTGAGCCTCACCGGGAACCTGCTCGTCCCGGTCTACGCCGCCCCGGTCGTCCTGGCCGTGATCGCCGTGGTGATCACGTTCGCGCTGCCGAAACCGCCGAAGCGCGCGACCCGGCCGGTGACGGTGAAGGTCAGCCCGTTCGACCGGCGCCTGTGGCCGTTCCTGACCATCGGCTTCGGCCTGTACCTCGCGTTGGCGATCGTCCTGATGACCGTCGGCTTCCTGGTGCAGGACCGGCTGCACCTGACCACCCAGGACACCGGCCGCGTCACCAGCCTGGTCATGCTGGCCGGCGCCGGGATGATCATCCTCGTCCAGGTGGTCGCCGTCCCGCGGCTGGGCTGGACACCGCTGCGGCTCGTGCGGGTGGGCGCGTCCGTCATGACCGGCGGGATGCTCGTGGTGGCCGTCGGCTCCGGCGGGCTCCTGCTCGGCGCCGGGGTGGCCGCGCTCGGCGCCGGGATGGGGTTCGCGACGCCGGGGTTCATGTCCGCGCCGACCCTGCTCGCCACCCGGGACGAGCAGGGCGCGGTCGCCGGGCTCATGGGGTCGAGCAGCGCGCTGGCGTTCATGGGCGGGCCGCTGCTGGGGACCGGCCTGTACGAGGTCGCTCCCGCCGTCCCCTACTTCGCCGGCGCGGTGCTCCTGGCGGCGTTGACGGCGTTCGCGTTCACCGTGACCGCCGAACCCGCGAAGGAGCCCGTGGCTCCTTAG
- a CDS encoding cupin domain-containing protein, whose amino-acid sequence MFENYDLFSTVIQLQPGGVAEPGDSGDERQWTLSAFHAADDRAVHSHVWERHPGGHEVLVVLSGSLRVHLRDEGLVTTVTAGRAVLVPPGRWHRLSVDEPGDLLSITPRTGTEHETAVA is encoded by the coding sequence ATGTTCGAAAACTACGACCTGTTCAGCACGGTGATTCAGCTGCAGCCCGGGGGCGTGGCCGAGCCAGGGGACAGCGGCGACGAGCGCCAGTGGACCCTCAGCGCGTTCCACGCCGCCGACGACCGCGCCGTGCACTCGCACGTCTGGGAGCGCCACCCCGGAGGCCACGAAGTCCTCGTCGTCCTGTCCGGATCGCTGCGCGTCCACCTGCGCGACGAAGGCCTGGTGACCACGGTGACGGCCGGGCGGGCGGTCCTCGTCCCGCCCGGCCGCTGGCACCGGCTGAGCGTCGACGAGCCCGGCGACCTGCTGTCGATCACGCCCCGGACCGGCACCGAGCACGAAACGGCCGTGGCGTGA